In Sus scrofa isolate TJ Tabasco breed Duroc chromosome 14, Sscrofa11.1, whole genome shotgun sequence, the sequence ACAGGAGAAACTCTCCTGAGGCTCTGAGGCCTCCTTCTCCATCCAACCACCTTCTCACACTGGCCCTCGCTCCCACCTGAGACTGGAGGAACACGAACCACCAAGGGCTAGAATCCCCTCAGGGAGGTCCCGGCCCCCGTCCATCTCTAGGCCCATAGTAATGGAGGTGAAAAGTATCCTTGTCTCCTTGGGGCAGAAGGATGCAACTGACCTCTGGACACTCAGAAGGAGCAGGCAGCTGCAGAAGAGGGAAGGGACACCTATTCCTCTGGAAGTAAGGGTGCcttggacttcccgttgtggctcagcagtaacaaacccgactaatatccatgaggatgtgggttcgatccccggccttgatcagtgggttaaggatccagcgttgctgtgagatgtggtataggtcacagatgcggcttggatctggcattgctgtggctctggcgtaggccagcagccgcaactcccatttgactcctagcatgggaacctccatatgcctcgggtgtggccctaataagaaaaaacaaacaaaaaaagaagtaagggtGCCTGGGTGGCTGTGTGCAGGTGAGCTTCAGGTCCTTTGGTACCTGCTGCAGAactgcccctcctcccctgcctttgATGCCTCCCAGAGGTCACAGGACCTCAGCATCACAGGCCTCTCTTTACCCCCATTCGCTGGTGAGGAGCCCCCCTGTGCCCACTATAAACCAACCCAGCTGGGACAGCTTTTCCCATGGATTCTCTTGGTCCCAATGACTGTGCTTAGAAAATCTAAGGGACAGGAGGTCAGAGATTTGCTGCTGGGAGCAGGGGTCAGCTTGGGGGGGCCTGAGGCTGACAGCTGAGGGCAGTCGCCCTCCTTGGCCTTGGCAGAGTGAGTGGACTCTGCCTCTCACGCCCTTTGGTCCTGAGCTGTTGACACAGCCACTGGGTTACACTGGGTTGCTAAGCAGCTCTCTGGACATACGGATGAACCGCCCCTGGCAGGTGACCAGGCAGGCATACAGCAAGCAGGCGCCATTTCCCATGCACAGAAAGCTGGgcttttggggtgggggaaaaagCCTCTACCAAACCCTGGGAGGCGCCCTGGGGGGAGTGACACTCAGAGTGGTGTTTATCTTTCTACTGGGCGACAGAGTGCCAACGTGTCTGGGAGACTCAACCCGCTTTCCCTGGCAACCTCTCCCTGGCCCAGTGTGAGGGCCCATTCCCCATTTGAAACAGTGGGACACGCATTCCCAGGACAGTGTGACTGGAGGACCCGAGAGGTGTCGCTAAGCCAAGAGCACACGAATGCACTTTTAGAAGATGGAAACCCTGACACATCGCCTAGGAGACTAGTGGGCATCTGAGGCTAAAGGTAAAACATAGGGTACAGGGGCTCTGGGACCAAAGATGGGTGaggaaccttaacccacagaacagcAGGTCTCCCCAAAGATCAACCTTCTCCTGGCCCATAAAGCAGCCTTCTTTCTCTAAGCCACTGCTGAATCTCCTAGAGTcctacaaccaaaaaaaaaaaaaaaaaaaaaaacttcgttCTGTGCCAGACACACTATTCTAAAGATGTTACATATATTAACATCATGTAAAGCAAATGCATTCAAATCTCACAGGGAGCAGGATTATCCACatcttccagatgaggaaactgagatacaaATAGGCAGAGGAACGTGGTTGAGACCACCCGGCTAGTAAGTGGTGGAATCAGGCTTGGACAAATTAAGTTTTATTATCGACTTTACTGATGGAGAAGCTCAGCTCAGGGAAATCGGTCCACTTGCTTGACATCACACCAAGGGCGGAGAGTGGCAGAATGATGCACATTTGCCCAGCagagggaggtggagaggaggACGGCAGGCTTGTCCTTGGCCATGTTGGTTGAATTTGATGTGACCGAGGGACAGACTCCAGTGTCAGTGGGCCCCAAGTCTGTGATCTCCAGGAAGGAACATGACTGTGAGTCAGCCCCAGGTGGTAGAGACTCGTCACACTTGCCCAGCATCAGAGTGTCATCACCATGAACTTCTGACCCCAGCACCAGCTGACCTTGGGGTGCCTACTTACTCCTCagagggaagggagcagggaggaagggggtCGCTGGCTCCCTGCCAGCAGCAGGGTCAGACAACACAGCTCTGTTCCTAATGAAACGGGTGCTGCTGACCATCGCCATTGGACACCTGAGAGCCGTCAGCGGGGTGGGAACTTTTTATTTGAAGCAAGTGAATCAGGGTATGCCCCCAAGGGCCCCTGGGCATTCTGCCACCGGGAGGCCCTCACACAGTCTGGCCCCCCTGCCCCATGCCCTTCCCGCCAGCCTTGCATCCCAGAGCCAGCTGTTCCCAGTGTACAGCAGAGGGCAGCAGAAGCTTGGCTGTCAGGTGCCACTCCCGCAGGACCCTCACACCCTCACCCCTCCAGCACTCAGCTCCCACTGATAGGCAGTGCACCTAGGGGTGCACCTCTATGGTTTGGAGGGGTGCCAGGGCTGCCAAGATACACTTCAACCCAGGTCCATTCCTGGCACCTGCCCAGATGCCTCTGGGGCTTGCAGCATCCTCGATCTGCCCAGCCCTCGAACGCATCCAAAGGAGGCAACACCACGCAGGGTCTACATCCCAAATGTGGGGCTGAaccagaggatgggggaggggtgggccaaGGACGGGGCagctaaaggaaagaaaagcagacagGCTTTCAGCTGAGTGGTCTGTCCACCAGGGAGCCGGAAACTCCAGTGGGCACAGAGACAGAGCTGGGAAGAAGTCAGGGTCTGCTTGTTGCCATTATTGCTTCGGCAGAGGGGCTTTGCCCCCAGGAGCTCAAGCTGGTGCCCAGGGGCTGGCACCACCAGTCCCATCATTATCAGTTGCTGGGTGGGCACCCCAGGAGTGAGCAGAGGAGGACGGATACTCTGTTCCCCTCCAAGAAGAGGGGCAAGGTCATGGAGGAGAGCCCCTTCAGGCAGCGCTGAATCcgcacatgtgcacacagagaTGGGAGTGTAGACAGGTGTGTGTTAATGCAACCAAGGGAGTCTGTCGTTGTCCACGTGTGCGTGCAGAAGGCTTGGAGTGTGGGCGAGTGCACCCGGCAGTATGAGGGACGTGGCTGTGGGCTGCAAGGCGGAGCACAAGCAGGTAAACAGACACCTGGAGCaccaacaggaaagactaggggTCGGAAGGACAAGCCGAAGAACAGGAGGGAGCGGTTTAGCCTCCCGTCCCTCCCAGCGCCCCTCCCTGGGCCAGAGCCCGTGGAAGGCggcagagggaaggaggctgCAGACAAGGTGTGGGGTGAATAGGCATCCACATACGGGAGGGCGGGCACCGGGCCCTGGGTTCCCTGGTGTGTATACAAGTCGTCATGCTGATTACAAGTGGCTTCCCTGGGCTAGCATCCACGGCGCAGCCCGTGCTTCCCAGGGGTGTATGCACATAAGGGCGCATGTGCGGGCTGGCTGAGTGTGTCTTCACACAGGCACACATGCTGCTCCCCTGGAGGCTCCTGCCAGTCTCCAGTGGCCGCCTGAGGAACCCAGAGGCCTTGGCCCCTGCTCTAGGCACTGAGATCCACCACCACGTGTCGGTACACAAGCGTCTGTCCCTTGAAGCTGGGGGCCAGGAGGAGCTGGGCGTCCCCGGCAGGCATGTAGCAGAAGGCCCGGGGGGCCTGCACTGCCAGCTCCTGGAACCGCACAAATTTCTGCCGCCCCTCATCCCACTGATAGATCTGCGTGAATGAGAAGTCACTACCCAGCGCCAGGTAGCGGCGGCCACCCACGAGGAAGGGCTGCAGGGCCAGTGAGCCCCGGGAGGGCAGGGCCTGCACCTCGGAGAAGCGCGTGCCCTCCCAGCGCAGGATCTTGGAGTCACCGATGTAGCGGCTGAGGCACAGGTAGCTGTCGCGGCCAGCTCGGAAGTGTTTCACCGCCTGGGCGTCGGGCACCTGGGTCACCTCGCCCTGGGCCACGAACTGCTTCTGGGTGCGACTCCACTGGTAGATGACCGGTGCCTGGGAGCTGCTGGAAACAATCAGGCGTGGCTTGCCCTCACCATCTACAAATTCCAGGTCCGTGTCACGGTGCCAGGCGTGCAGGGCCTGATGGGAGTAGAAGCCGTTCTGGTGCCAGCGGTAGAGGCTGGTGGCACCTGCCTTGGAACTGTCGGCCACTGCAAAGTACCAGTCACCATCGATGCGGAAGGCTTCAAGGTCATTGGGCTTGCGCACGCGCTGTGGGTCAATGTCCTGCAGCTTGGTGAAGCGTGTGGTGTTGGGATCCCAGTGGTAAATGTAAGAGCCTCCAAACAACTGTGCCACCACCACGTACAGCTGGCTGTCCACCACCATCGGCTTGCAGTGCACCGCAGAGGGGGCTGCAGGATGGAGGGAAACAGCATCAGACAGCCTTAGGGGCCCTTCACCAGCCCCTGCCCTTTGCTACACTATCAGAAAAGAGGGTCACTTCGCCCCCACCCCAGTTAGGGCTAAGGCTCTCTGCTTCAGTATTCTCTCCCCGCCGAATATCCACTGAGTGCTCGATGTTTTCTAATTGTTTCACAGCTAACAATCAATCTCAGCATCACCCTTCCTTCACCCTTGCCCCCAGGCTTCAAATATAAGCTGATACTGAGCACAACATAGGTGTCACTGGATATTGACTGAATATATAACCATCACGTCAgttattgaatttttattgtGCACTGTCACTGCGCTAAGGGTGAAACACCACCCCAATTAATCACTCTGAAATATACCCTATTATTTTGCAATTTCACACAGAAAATAACCAAGGCTctgagttcccgtggtggcacagcagaaatgaatccgactaggaaccatgaggttgtgggttcgatccctggcctcgctcagtgggttaaagatctggcgttgctgtggctgtggtgtaggctggcggctgcagctctgattcaacccctagcctgggaacctccacatgccgtggatgcagccttaaaataaaagaaaaagaaaccaaggcttGAAATCCAGTGCTTCTGGGCCAGCCGTGACAGCTACCTGTGCCTCAGCCACTATCTGGGTGACTCTAAGATCCTGTGCTGGGAGGCAGATggccaggcaggaggaggaaggaacatTTTGAACACAGCTGGGGCTGGTGGTAAAGCCTAGGTATACAGAGCCTTGGATTGTATATGGAAATACATCCTCCCAAGAGCTCCCACTTTTGGAAGGGCTTTTATGTTCGAGACCATCTATATCACAACCGGACTGCCCTGACCCCTTCTCAGGCACCAGCCACACTCCTCACCTGTCCTGGTGTCCCCAATCAtcacctctcctctcctgcttGCCAGCACTGCTTCATCATCCTTCTCCCCTTTTCTCCCACCTCTTACCCAAGGGAAGCCCTGCTGAGCCGTCAGGCTCCGACAGTCTCCGCAGGGAATCCCTTCCACAGCCTTGGTCTGCCTGCCCAGATGCTGATGAGTCCCCCAGCTCCTGAGCCATGGCTCAGACCCTCCGGGCCTGCTCACCCATAAGCACCTCAACTCCGGCTGGCCAAGCCTGAGCTCCACATCTCCCCCAAACCTGAGTTTTTGATTTCAATGTGTGGCCATCCCCACCATCACCTTCCCCCTCACCCACTGCTGACCAGTCCCTAAGTCTTGTCCACCCTCCCTTTTGCTTTGTAATACAATCTGTGTAAGAttggcattatttcttccttaaatatttggtggTATTCACCATCTGAGCCTGCGGTCTTCTACAGGAGTCCTGGTGGAAGAGCTTTTCTATACTGACATCAACTTCTTTCATAGATACTTGGCAATttaaagtttctggagttcccctcgtggctcagcagaaacgaatttgactagcatccatgaggacaaggttcaatccctggcctcgctcagtgggttaggggtctggtgttgccatgagctgtgatttaAAGGCAGACAATCACGTGCTAAGCTGTTGCACACCTTCTCGACTTTTCTCATGCTGTTCTCTCTGCTAGAGCATGCTtcccacatttttttctcctggctAAGTCTCCTTCAGGCTTTTAGAAGCCTGAGGATCCCCAAACTCACCAGGCATTCCTACCTCCTCCTTAGTTCCCTGGCACCACCCAGTTACTTAAGCCAGGATCCTGAGCATCACTCCTCCCTCTCGCTCATCCTTCAAGACGCAGCTTAGACATCCTTTccaccaggaagccttccttgattgcCCAGGGTAGGCCTCTCCTTTGTGCTCCCAGAGCATTGTGGTCATATCTCCCTCTGAGCACCTACACAGCACGTGGATGTTATCTGTGTGTATATCAACCTCTCTCCAGTGGCCAGAAAGTTCTTACGAGCAGAGTCCATGTCTCATCTATTCTTCTACCTATAGGACCTCAGTGAAGAGAAACAATGGAGCCCACCCAACCCCTCTATCAGGACCCCACAGCCAGACCAAGTGCAGTTACCTGGGATTCTATCATAGTCTCGAAGCTGCCTTTCAACATAGTCCCACTTGAGGATGGTGCAAGCGCTGGCTCCCGGCTGGGCCAGAGCCAAGTAGAGGTCACTGGAGTAAAGGAAGGGCTCGGCAGACACTGCTGGGAAGGACAGGGTCTGGTACAGCACGAAATCTGCAGGGATGAGACGtacagggggagggagaagggtaaGAGCCTTCTGAGTGGTGAGGGCTCGTCAACTGGTGAGGCAGGATGTTGAGGGGTTCAGGCAGCGCCCTAGAGCTTTCCCGGGGAGGCCCAGCCTGCTGCCCAAGTGGGGCACCTCCTACCCGTGGTAATGCAGTCGAACTCCCGCAGCGGCAGATCCTGCACCTTGTGTTCTTGGAAGCGAGGCGGGCTGGCGCAGTAGATGGGCGCCACCGTGGTGTTGGTATGTGCCAGCCACTCCACCAGCCATTTCACCTTGCAGTCGCAGTTGAGTGAGTTGCCCCGCAGGTCCCTGGATCACGTGGGTGATGGAGGGGACACAGAGAGGGACAGGCTCTCAGCTGCTCTGCCCACTCAGGCCCTCTAGGTTTTTAGAAGGAGATATTGTTAAGGCTGTTGCTGACTGCTCATGTGGCATCTTTGTGCCAGTTAGGAAAAGGTTCTCCTTGGGGTGGGTGCAGCCCCATGGACATGTGCTTGGCCAGCAGAGTGGAGGCTGAGTTGCAGCCCCTATTTGCTTCCCTGGCCAGGTGCCTTTTGCAGTATATGATCTGCACAGCTGTCTGTTGCATGCCAGTTCCTCCAAACCTTCCATAACCAAGGGCTTTGGTTTCCTTGTAGAAATACTGATTGATGATCAATGACTGGCTATGCTACCGGACTTTAACGTAGATTCAAATcaaacatgcatttaaaaatacgtgtttaaaaaaacacacacacatgtctcATGTGCATTTTAAGACTGCCCACAGATGCCATGAAGAAACCCAAATTGAAAGGCTAGCAATCTACATGTAACTCAGCCTAGCCTTCTTGGAGCCTCCTCCCCCCAAATCCAAGCCTTCCCAGCCTGTCAAGACCTTATGATCCTCCCAATTCTGGCTcccacacccctccctccagGGACATGCCCCCCTGTGGCACTGTGAAAAGAGGTGGGACTCAGGCCTTACAGGTCACTCAGGATGTCCAGGGGCCGAAAGATGTCTCGAGGCAGCGTCTGCAGGTTATTGTTGGCCAGTGAGCTGCAAGAGAGACCCCTGGGTCACCTGAAGATCATGACTGAGGCCAGAGGCCATAGGAGAGAGGGGGCTTAGATTTGCGTAGGTATGTGATGTACTCACAGGTGGGTTAAAGACTTGAGTCCTCTGAAAGTAAACTTGGAGAGTGCCCAGATGTCATTGTTCTCAATGaagctggagaaaaatgaaaacttgacTCAGCTGCCACTCAGAATCCCAGACCACCAACCAGCTACTTCCCTACGCCCCGCCTAGACTCCAGCCCTTGGCCCTAAGATAGGCTTTCCCTTGCAATTGGGCCACATTAAGCCTGTGGTGACAGGGCATCCAAGGAGGATGGTTTAGGCAGGGGGATGGATGAAATGACCCTCTTCTGggctcctcacccccaccctcctcaCTCCACCTCCCCCCTCAGCCCTCCTCCCTTCCACCTCCCAATTCCCCTTTCCTTCCCACGCACAGGTACTGCAGGTGCGACAGTCCCGTGAAGGCATTGTCCCCAATCAATGTAAACTTGTTGGAGTTGAGTAACCTGCAGAGACAAAGGTGGATTAGGGCTTCCAAGGACATACCTGCTGAACCAGCCCCCAGCTGGCTGCCTCACCCCAGGACCCTGCCTCCCATCCCTGGGACCCCAGAGCAGCCTGGGTGACAGGTCCAGGCAGGATCCTGCTCTGGTCCCAGAAATTCCCAGGGTCCCTATTTGCTCCTAGGGTAAGAACAGCCAGGAGTAGATTTCTCCTGCAAAGCTGGGTCCTTCCCCACTGCCCTCTGTCTCTCACCCTCACCCCAGTTCACTCCAGTTCCTCTCACGCTGATGGCAAGTTTGAGGATTAGCCACATATGTTCTCTTCTGTGACTGGGGCTTCAAACATAAACAGCCCCTTTTAGTCCCcggttctttcttctttctttttctaaattttttggctgcctggcagcatgtggagttcccaggccatagttgcgacctaaactgcagctgcgACGATGCCGGATCTTAATCCCACTgttctgggccggggattgaacctgtgtcccagggctcccaagatcccattgtgccacagcaggaactccatggtccCCAGTTCTTTCTTCGAAGTCTGACCCCTGGGGTCGCTTGTCTCTAAGAGGACTTCTCTCCCCCGCACTGTCCACCCTCTGGCACCAGCCCAAGTTATTGCATCCACTTCCTTTGGGTCTCCAGAGGAGGCCAGTCTATTCCTACCTGGGCCCCAGAATACCCCCTTCGTGGCTTTTGCATGCATcactccccctccttctccccagcccGCTCCCTGCAGCCCTCCTGATTCCCACTACTTCACCATCTGTGGCTGTCCCACTGGAGCAaaagtaagcttttttttttttttttttttttttgtctttttagggccacgccagctgcatatggaggttcccaggctaggggtcaaatcggagctctagccgctggcctacatcacaaccacaacaacacgaGATCtgcagccacgtctgtgacctgcatcacagctcaaggcaatgccagatccttaacccactgaacaaggccagggatcaaaatgatgctagtcagattcatttctgctgagccatgcgtGTAACTCCCCAAAGTAAGCGTCTTAATCTCCAAAGGCTACCTACAGccactctcctctcccctctcctcagtCCAGGATCtgtccctttccccacccccaccccgtcttCAGCAAGGCCCTGTCCTTACAGGAACTGCAGCAGTGGCAGGTGGGAAAATGCTCCGTCCTGGATCTCCGAGAAGGCAGCATTCACCAGCGTCCTGCAGGGGACACCTGAGTTAGTACCCAGGGGAGCATTTGGGGACTGTGCTGGGGCAGTGCGAGGGGCACAGGGCAACGGCTTCTGTATGCATCTGCCCTGGATGGAAATTCCCCATGTCACCTGGCTTAATCCCCCCACCTGAAGCtgcctttcccttctcttcacaAACTCACCGCCTgccttcatcctcctcctcccctacTGCCGCCCTGAGCACCAAGGACCCCAGGCTCAGCTCCCCGCTCAGCCCAAAGAATATTCCATTACCAAGACCTTCTCCATCATCCAAACACCCACAGTGTGCTGGGTGCTACTGAGGGATGGGGCACTGGGATGGGGATAGTGGATTAGCATCTTGCTTTCAAAGAACACACACTATCTAGTCTCTGAGGCCGCTTGCTGCAAGTGACAGGCCGCCTGGCCTTGGACAGAGTGGCAGGTGAGACCAGTGGCAGTCATCTGCCTGTGCCAGGGCACTGTGGGAGTGTTGCTCACTTCCACTCCTCCCCCTGCTGCCATCCTCCCCCCAACAAGATGCCTTCTGTCCTTGGTGTGACATCACAGTCAGGGGCTCCCATGCTCATGTaaacaacccctccccccaagtccAGAGccctgcacacagtaggtctcaccgatgctgatggtggtgatgattcaTTCTTGGCCACAAACTCCCGCTTTCCCCGGCTATGGCTGCTGAGCCCACATGACTGCAGAGCTCCCTGCCCTGCAGATGCCTTGAACCTCCAGTCCTGAGGACCCCTCTGGAGTCCTTCTGGTCCCCACACTTTGTAGAGGGGGAACACTCTCTACACTCCCAGAAAGGTTTTTTGCCTTCCTCCCCATTTCCAGCTCcctcacccagccccaccccagacccggGCACTCACAGAGAGATGACCTCCGAGGGCAGGTTCCTGGGCACTGCCTTAGAGTCCACGCAGAAGGCGGTGTCCCTGGTGCAGGAGCAGCTGGGTGGACAGGGGGGTGTCTTGGGGGGCCTCTTGGCGCCGACTTGCAGCATCAGGCAGAGGCCGAGCGTGGACAGCGCCAGGAGCCCAAGCCCCGAGCCCCGCCTGGCCCGCGGCCCCGCCATGCTGCCTGTAAGCTCCAGCCACCGGCTCTGGGCCACCGCGCGCGCGGGGACTGGCACCTCCCGGCCACCCGCGGCTGCTGCTGCAGCTAGGGCCCCGGCTGCCCGCAGCCGAGAGAGACTCCTCGGGCCCTGGGCCGCCGTCCCCTCCCCTGCTCGCTCCTGCGAACCGCTGGCTGGGAGAGATGCGCGGAGCCCAGGGCGAGCCCAGGGCTGTCCGGCTGGGGAGGACGCGgactgcggcggcggcggcggcgggcggcgggggcgcgCAGGGCGGAGCGGGAGTCCCGGGCGGGGAGTAGCCACTGAAAGGAGAGCCTGCGGCCCTGGCCTCCGCATACCCTACGGGCGGCCTCTGGGGCCATCTGCTCGCGTGTCTGGCACCCAGAGCCGGTGCGTGTGTGCGAAGTCTCCACGTGCATCCTATGACAGTGCGACTACACATGTGCACACCTGTCTCTGCGCGGGCACGTGCACACATTCCCTGGCGGAGGCAGTGCTATGAATCCATGAGCCTCTATATATCTGTGCGTATGCCTGGGCCCTGAGCAGCTTCTAAGCACAATTCATGGGCATGTCGTAAGTGACATGTGTGTCTGTGATCACGTATCTCCTCGAGCCAGTAAACAGAATGTGCCTTTGTGTCTGTGTGAGCTGAAAGGGGGACTGTCACTGGAGTTGGAGGGGGAATGTGTGGAATTCCGGGCATTCCTCactacacagccacagcccatTAGAACTGGGAAGAAGCCTGGACGTTTGCAGTCTAGCCCTTTGTTTAACAAAGGCGGAAATGGAGGCCCCAATCAAGAGGAAAGCAGACAAGCCAGATATCACATCTGCTTCGTGTTGTGTACTCTACTACTTATCTTCCACCTTTGAGGTGGATGATATTAAcccccttttacagataagaaaagcaAGGCCCCATGGtaccagaaaaagaaagtgacagaGCAGGGATTTAAAACCAGGCCACCCCAGTCCAAAACCACAGCTGGTCTTCTACACCTGGGTTTTGCAAAGTCTGGTCCAGGCAGCCCAGGGTCCTTGAGAAACTTTCAGGGAGTCTTTGAGATCAAAACAAT encodes:
- the LGI3 gene encoding leucine-rich repeat LGI family member 3, giving the protein MRRPGPQALLSVATPRPGLPLRPARPRRPPPPPPQSASSPAGQPWARPGLRASLPASGSQERAGEGTAAQGPRSLSRLRAAGALAAAAAAGGREVPVPARAVAQSRWLELTGSMAGPRARRGSGLGLLALSTLGLCLMLQVGAKRPPKTPPCPPSCSCTRDTAFCVDSKAVPRNLPSEVISLTLVNAAFSEIQDGAFSHLPLLQFLLLNSNKFTLIGDNAFTGLSHLQYLFIENNDIWALSKFTFRGLKSLTHLSLANNNLQTLPRDIFRPLDILSDLDLRGNSLNCDCKVKWLVEWLAHTNTTVAPIYCASPPRFQEHKVQDLPLREFDCITTDFVLYQTLSFPAVSAEPFLYSSDLYLALAQPGASACTILKWDYVERQLRDYDRIPAPSAVHCKPMVVDSQLYVVVAQLFGGSYIYHWDPNTTRFTKLQDIDPQRVRKPNDLEAFRIDGDWYFAVADSSKAGATSLYRWHQNGFYSHQALHAWHRDTDLEFVDGEGKPRLIVSSSSQAPVIYQWSRTQKQFVAQGEVTQVPDAQAVKHFRAGRDSYLCLSRYIGDSKILRWEGTRFSEVQALPSRGSLALQPFLVGGRRYLALGSDFSFTQIYQWDEGRQKFVRFQELAVQAPRAFCYMPAGDAQLLLAPSFKGQTLVYRHVVVDLSA